Proteins encoded together in one Triticum dicoccoides isolate Atlit2015 ecotype Zavitan chromosome 7B, WEW_v2.0, whole genome shotgun sequence window:
- the LOC119341338 gene encoding zealexin A1 synthase-like yields MASLPLLLLLAVVLLLWLHRRRQRRLRAPALRLPPSPWPLPLLGHLLHLARDLPHRALRDLAQRHGPLLLLRLGGLPIVVASSADAAHELMVSHDVDFASRYLSRMARLSIQPGAEGIFFAPYGAQWRQLRKICTVELLSARRVLSFRPTRQEEAARLLRAVAASRAMVNLSGLLAAYAADSSVRTIIGSRFKDRDGFLELVSTGSKLFAGMSLPDLYPSSRLAMLLSRTPPRVRQHRKELDAFMDTVVREHQENRRADDDDDEDLLDVLLRIQRKGDLQFPLSTEMIKSVVQDIFARGSETAATTLQWAMSELVRSPRVMRKVQDEAQLALAGQTTVTESSLADLKYMRLVVKEVLRLHPPAPLLLPRECRSDGCQVLGYDVPKGTMVLVNAWAICRDPTHWDAAEEFMPERFERGDAADFKGADMEYTPFGAGRRMCPGMSFGLANVELALAGLLYHFDWELPGGAEAGELDMAEEMGVTVRRRNDLVLVPVVRVPVPLN; encoded by the coding sequence ATGGCGTCGCTGCCGCTCCTCCTTCTCCTGGCCGTCGTCCTACTCCTCTGGCTCCACCGccggcgccagcgccggctccgtgcGCCCGCACTCCGCCTGCCCCCGTCGCCGTGGCCGCTCccgctgctcggccacctcctccacCTGGCGCGGGACCTGCCGCACCGCGCCCTGCGTGACCTGGCGCAGCGCCACGGCCCGCTCCTGCTTCTCCGCCTCGGCGGCCTGCCCATCGTCGTCGCCTCCTCCGCAGACGCCGCGCATGAGCTCATGGTCTCCCACGACGTCGACTTCGCCTCCCGCTACCTCAGCCGCATGGCCCGCCTCTCCATCCAGCCGGGCGCCGAGGGCATCTTCTTCGCGCCCTACGGCGCCCAGTGGCGCCAGCTCCGCAAGATCTGCACCGTCGAGCTCCTCAGCGCCCGACGCGTGCTCTCTTTCCGCCCCACGCGCCAGGAGGAGGCCGCCCGGCTGCTCCGGGCGGTGGCGGCGTCGCGGGCCATGGTTAACCTCAGCGGGTTGCTGGCAGCTTACGCCGCCGACTCGTCCGTGCGCACCATCATCGGGAGCAGATTCAAGGACCGCGACGGCTTCCTGGAGTTGGTGTCAACCGGTAGCAAGCTGTTCGCCGGGATGAGCTTACCGGACCTCTACCCGTCATCACGCCTCGCCATGCTCCTTAGCCGGACGCCGCCCCGGGTGAGGCAGCACCGCAAGGAACTAGACGCGTTCATGGACACCGTCGTCCGGGAGCACCAGGAGAACCGCCGGgcagacgacgacgatgacgaggaccTGCTTGACGTGCTCCTGAGGATCCAGCGGAAAGGCGACCTGCAGTTCCCCTTGTCGACCGAAATGATCAAGTCGGTCGTACAGGACATATTCGCCCGTGGCAGCGAGACAGCGGCGACGACACTGCAATGGGCCATGTCCGAGCTGGTGAGGAGCCCTAGAGTGATGCGGAAGGTGCAGGACGAGGCCCAGCTGGCGCTCGCCGGCCAGACCACGGTGACCGAGTCCTCCCTCGCCGACCTCAAGTACATGCGCCTAGTGGTCAAGGAGGTGCTCCGCCTGCACCCGCcggcgccgctgctgctgccgcggGAGTGCCGGAGCGACGGTTGCCAAGTCCTTGGCTACGACGTGCCCAAGGGCACCATGGTGCTCGTCAATGCGTGGGCCATTTGCAGGGACCCCACGCACTGGGACGCCGCCGAGGAGTTTATGCCAGAGAGGTTCGAGCGCGGTGACGCCGCGGACTTCAAGGGGGCTGACATGGAGTACACGCCGTTCGGGGCGGGCCGGCGGATGTGCCCCGGGATGTCCTTCGGGCTGGCAAACGTGGAGCTCGCTCTCGCCGGGCTGCTGTACCACTTCGACTGGGAGCTGCCGGGCGGAGCGGAGGCCGGGGAgctggacatggcggaggagatggGCGTCACCGTGCGCCGCCGCAACGACCTCGTGCTTGTCCCCGTGGTGCGAGTGCCCGTGCCGCTAAATTAG